The nucleotide window TACGTTTACCGACAAAACGAACTTCCATTGTTTTGGCTTTTGCTTGTTGCAAACATTGAGTTGCCATAACGTGCTCAACTTCACTGGTTCCGATTCCGAATGCCAGTGCGCCAAACGCACCGTGTGTGGACGTATGACTGTCACCACATACAATCGTTTTGCCCGGGTGAGTCAGACCCAGTTCAGGTCCCATAACGTGCACAACGCCTTGATCAATCGTGTCCAGATCATACAATTTCACGCCGAAATCACGGCAGTTTTGCGAAAGTGTATCAATTTGTTGTTTGGAGATTGGATCTGTAATGTTGAAACGGTCTTTCGTTGGAACGTTGTGGTCCATTGTTGCAAATGTCAGCTCAGGGCGACGAACTTTACGTCCACTCAGACGAAGTCCTTCAAATGCCTGTGGAGAAGTAACTTCGTGCACCAGATGCAGATCGATATACAGAATGCTTGGTTTGCCTTCTTCTTGATGAATTACGTGATTTTCCCAAATTTTCTCAAACATCGTTTTTTTACTCATCATTTTCACCTCATCATAAGTTCGGTCCTTGGAAGAGCCTCGTGTTTTCCTCTAAAAAGTGAAGCTCTTGAATGACATAAATATATCACCCTGTCCTTCATTGTTCCAAGATATAATATCTATAGATGTAATAGGTTTAACCTATAATGAGGAAAAGACAAATAAACCACTGCTCATAGCAGAGGTTTTAATTGATAACAATTATCATTATCAGATAAGTCTTATACTACGTTCCCGCTTCTTCGCTGTCAATGCTTTTATACAAAATAAAGAAGCACCTTCTTGGAACTTGACTTTACCAGTATTGTTCCTGCATAGAGAATGATTTCTTCATCTGTAGTGATATAATGGTGGCATAACGAAAGGAATGACCAATAACGATGGAATTCAGACAACTTCAATATACGTTGCAAATTGCGGCTGAACGCAATTTCTCACGAGCAGCAGAGAAGCTGCATATTGCTCAACCTTCATTAAGCCAGCAATTATCCAAATTGGAAAAAGAATTGGGAGTCCTGCTATTTCAGCGTAATACGAGTACCGTGGAGTTAACCCATGCCGGTGTTACGTTTGTCGAGCAAGCCCAAAAGATCGTAGATGCCGTGGAGCTATTGCGTCAGGAGATGTCAGACATCTCCCAGCTACGCAAAGGTAAAGTCGTTGTGGGCAGCATGCCCATCACAGGCTCACACCTGCTCCCACACGTGCTTCCTGCGTTCCAACAAGCGTATCCCGAGATTGAAGTCACCTTATTGGAAGACTCCGGGCTTACGCTTGAGAAATTGACAGCAAGCGGCAAAGCAGATCTCAGTCTGCTATCGCTTCCTTTACAAGAGCCAAGTCTCGCCTACGTTGCCATTGGAGAGGAAAAGATTGATCTGGCAGTTCCCCCGAATCACCCTTTGGCACGCAGGGCAGATCCGGAACATCCGCTTCCTGTGCGAATTGAAGAACTTCGGGATGAACCCTTTGTTGTATTGAAAAAAGGACAGGG belongs to Paenibacillus sp. FSL H8-0079 and includes:
- a CDS encoding LysR family transcriptional regulator gives rise to the protein MEFRQLQYTLQIAAERNFSRAAEKLHIAQPSLSQQLSKLEKELGVLLFQRNTSTVELTHAGVTFVEQAQKIVDAVELLRQEMSDISQLRKGKVVVGSMPITGSHLLPHVLPAFQQAYPEIEVTLLEDSGLTLEKLTASGKADLSLLSLPLQEPSLAYVAIGEEKIDLAVPPNHPLARRADPEHPLPVRIEELRDEPFVVLKKGQGFRKLTFDLCEQAGFDPQVVFESTNIETVQSLVATGMGITLVPRFIARAPRSEFVPVYVPLAEPTPSRTLVVAYRQGRVLSKAAEAFIHTFQQTVAELSKGD